Genomic segment of Tiliqua scincoides isolate rTilSci1 chromosome 1, rTilSci1.hap2, whole genome shotgun sequence:
TTGGGGCGTAAGTAAATTAAACCACAGCAGCCGTACTGTAAAAGGACAACCATCAGATGGGAAGAGCAAGTGGAGAAGGCTCGTTGACATCCTTTAGTAGAGTGAATCTGCAAGATAGCCACCACAATGAAGACGTACGAGATACAGATTAGAAGGAAGGGTATGGTCAGTACTATGACACTAACTATGAAGAGAGCGGCCTGATGGATATGAGTGTcaccacaagccaatttcaggatgACCGGAATGTCACAAAAAAAATGCTTGATTTCATTACTGCCACAGAATGGCAGGCGGAAGATCAGGATGGTCAGTTGGAGGGACAACAGGAACCCCAATAGCAAGGATGCAGCTACAAGGCAAGTACAGACTGTTTTGTTCATGATGACCAGGTAACTCAGTGGGTGGCAAATGGCCACATATCGATCGTATGCCATAATGGCCAGTAGGACACAGTCAGCCCCTCCCAAGAAGACAAAGAAGAACATCTGGGTGCCACATCCATTTAAGGAGATGGTGGCATTTTTCCCAGACAGAAGGTTGGCCAGGGCCGGTGGCGCAATTACAGAAGAGTAACAGAGCTCCAGAGCAGCCAGGTTGGCCAAGAAAAAATACATGGGATTGTGGAGGGAGTGGTCAGCACGGACAATGAGCACAACAGCAGCATTCCCGCAGAGGCTGAGCACATAGAAGAACAGGAAGAACAGGAATATGACCAACTGCGTCTCAGGCAAGGCTGAGAAGGGATGGAAATGAAACTCAGTTTGGTTCTCATAACCCATGAACCTGGTAAATAGAATCTGTAAAAGAAAATATGAAGGCAATATCATTTCAGTGTTCAGAAAGACAGCTTATAGAAAGACAATGCACATCAATTGATACTGAGACAATTTACCAACATAAGGCACAAGTCATCATCATCACTACACTCATATGAGCAGCCAATGGCAGGAGTACGAACAGCAGCGAACCATCATGCATGGATCATTTGGGCTAATCTGCACTTTTTCTAAAgccataaaaatatatatatataagccatAAAATGTATAAAGGATAATTTACATTAATCTAGTCTGCTTCTCAGCAGAGATAAAAAGGGCCCTTTTATTTAGACCACCAACGGCAGGTTCCAGCATAATTTACAAGACGTGATCACTAACATACAAGTACAGAGGAGGGCAGTCACAGTGCACTGATATCAAGGCCAGAGAAGGTTTCtgtaaagggaatgtttgttcccttacctcagagctgcattgcccttatgtcagtgctggaaagcactgacataaggggttaggattgcgccctcagtcccACTTCCCAGCTGTAATATGAGTATAACAGTTCCTTACCTTACACAGAAGTTGAAAACCATTCACTAATGCCAGTTTTGTAATTTGGAATGAGGATGGACATGCTTGCTGGCAGAAGATGTTGGCAAGACCACTTTGGAACAGAGGAACAAAACCAATCAAGAAAATAGCTGAATGTGAAATCTTGGTTGACCCCACTAGTCACATCATTAGGGCTATAGGTTCCTATTCAACCAAGACCTTAGGAATAGAGTGATGCTAATTTCAGCCTGAACTACAATGGGAACTGCCTGAATGGCAAAAGCTCTCCCTCCATTGATAGCTGGGAATGTTCAATCAAAGCTTGTGATGAAAAGCAATTTGACAACAAGTGTCTGAGGGATGAAAAATTTAAGACAGGTTAGAAATGCAGCTCTGAACACCAATATAGTTGCAATCAGGTTCCTCTTTACATGTTATCATGAAGCTCTTCCCCCAAAAGAGTGTCTGCCTCCTTGATACAAATGGGGATATTTCTATTTTGCTACAGttactgtgtttcttttcttttcctttgtgcACTTGCAGTAGTTGCGTGCTTGATTCTATTCTAATGCACAAAGGACTTCTTTTTCATTATGCATTTGTTATTTTTGAACCTGTGATTTTGCAAGTGTCTTCTTTCTTTGTTCACAATCCTACAGTCCTTTGTcttgcttttggaaaaaaaagattATTATTTAGTTAATGTTTATGTTAAAAAGGTGGAGACCCACTGATTAG
This window contains:
- the LOC136644303 gene encoding olfactory receptor 10V1-like; translated protein: MGYENQTEFHFHPFSALPETQLVIFLFFLFFYVLSLCGNAAVVLIVRADHSLHNPMYFFLANLAALELCYSSVIAPPALANLLSGKNATISLNGCGTQMFFFVFLGGADCVLLAIMAYDRYVAICHPLSYLVIMNKTVCTCLVAASLLLGFLLSLQLTILIFRLPFCGSNEIKHFFCDIPVILKLACGDTHIHQAALFIVSVIVLTIPFLLICISYVFIVVAILQIHSTKGCQRAFSTCSSHLMVVLLQYGCCGLIYLRPNSSYSPEEGRVISVVYTFVTPLLNPLIYSMRNKELKDALSRAFRRRVLSQTKMISLGH